GTCCAACCaaatttgtaataattaTGACTTGTCCAGTCTTACATAAACAGTAAAAATTTCACCTTTGTCAAAAAAATGTTTGAGTTTAAATCTTGTAAACTAGCCATAATAATTTACTTAGCTAGGAAAATTATATTGCCCAATTGAACGATGccaaatttttaatgtttaaAAAATGCTGGAACTACATTTTGTTCCATTCGTTAGTATGCATATATAAGTCAAGCAAGCAAGTTCCTTACAAAAAACGAGTATCATCTAACAAGATACCAAAACCCTTTTGAAAAACACAAGATTCCAGCTCTTTTTATATCTGTTtctcttttgaaaaaatatgtttataCAAAAAGAAGGCATTGTCagttttttgaattttcaaaGTAAAACTAGACAGACATATCATGTCTAGAAACTCCAATTGTGATGAAAGACAACCCCATGGGTATACTATCACCTCcataaattcaaaataaatttcaattaaatagtGTTCTGTTTTTACCTTTAAACCATTCTTCTTAGTTGTAACCGTtgttaattattttataccAGCACGTGACTTGCTCTCAATCTTAGAAGGGTCTTTAAGTTTATGGATATATTTGTAAGTGCGGGTAACAGCAATACTGAActagaaaaaaaaaaattttatagcagagtaataaaatcataagaaaaaaattttggcgatgagatgagcaTTACAGAtaattatatcaaaattgaTTATTCCAACATATAGTGCATTTAATCTGTATTGAATGGTTAACTAAGCACTTTTAAGCTTATTTAGCAGACACCTCGAAAAACATCAGAAAAGATAGACGACAATGTCAAAGAGATCTGCTTATGACGAAGATGAAGCTAGAAACGTCACATCAAAAACTGTTTCAGGTAACGGTCCAACTACCGTAGTTGAATCCGAAGATGTTGCAATGGAAGGTCAACTTGAAGATCAATTCAGTGATGAATTTGAAAGTGATGGTGAAATCATTGAATTAgacgatgatgatgatgaagaggATGCAGATCTAAATGCTGAggaatattttgaaaagaaacaaaagaaagctgaagaaattttgttaaaagaaaatgaagagGCTAAAGAGAGTTCTGGTCCACAATTGTATTTACCAAATATTTCTCGTCCATTAGGTCCTGATGAAGTGTTAGAGGCTGATCCAACTGTCTATGAAATGTTGCATAATGTTAATTTACCATGGCCATGTTTAACCTTGGATATTATTCCAGATAATTTAGGCTCCGAACGTAGAAATTATCCTCAATCCATCTTAATGACTACGGCTACTCAGGCAtctaaaaagaaagataatGAGTTGATGGTACTAAAATTATCACATTTAACTAAAACTTTGGttaaagatgatgataatgtagataatgaagatgatgatgaagatgatgacgaAGCTGGAGAACcaattttagaaaatgaaagtTTACCATTAAGAGACACTACAAATAGACTTCGTATTTCTCCATATGCCACTGTTCAACAAGAAATTTTGACCTCTACAATGAGTGAAAATGGTGAGgtttttatttatgatTTAACACCACAGACTAGAGCTTTTGAAACACCAGGTTATCAAATTCCAAAAACTGCTAAAAGACCATTACACACAATTAGAAACCATGGTAATGTCGAAGGATATGGTTTGGATTGGTCACCTTTAATTAAAACTGGTGCCTTATTAACAGGTGACTGTTCTGGTATGGTGTATCTAACACAAAGACATACCTCTAAGTGGGTAACCGATAAGACTCCTTTTACTGTTGGTAACAATAAATCTATAGAAGATATCCAATGGTCTCGTACAGAATCAACAGTCTTTGCGACGGCAGGATGTGATGGTTATATTAGAATATGGGATACCAGATCTAAAAAACACAAACCTGTCATTTCAACCGTAGTCTCCAATACAGATGTCAACGTTATTAGTTGGAATGAAAAAATGGGATATTTATTAGCAAGTGGGGATGATAAAGGTACATGGGGTATTTGGGATCTAAGACAATTTTCTCCAAACTCTGAAAAAGCTCTTCCAGTGGCTCAATACGACTTCCATAAAGGTGCTATCACATCGATTAGTTTCAATCCTTTGGATGAATCCATAGTTGCAGTAGCCTCTGAAGACAACACTGTTACTTTATGGGATTTGTCCGTCGAAgctgatgatgaagaaatcaAACAACAAAAGGCAGAAATAAAGGAATTAGAGCAAATCCCACCACAACTATTATTTGTTCACTGGCAAAAAGAAGTCAAAGACGTTAAATGGCATAAGCAAATTCCAGGTTGTTTGGTGAGTACTGGTACTGATGGTTTGAATGTTTGGAAGACTATCAGTGTTTAATCCAATTCATCTAATCTTcaagaaaattaaaagacTATCAGGTCATTCACTATAATAACAACTCAATCATCTCATTTGTAAGCTAAACATATTAAGCTTTTCTGATTGAATACCAATGTGCATATAAACGATTTTACATctatatattatttctactacaattattattaatttataataatgcatttaaaaaatatttcgaTAAAATGTCATTAGATTCATGAACTTCGATGTACTCGATGTTAACATATCCATttatgatttattaattggAATTTAAAACGTAGAGATCTCATCAATAATTCAGTGCATTATAATAAACTGTTAAAtctataataatttaattgtaTCATTTATGTAATATTGGTGTGAGGCTTCTATTTGCCTGCGGCATCTATATTTGcgtaattttatatttcttgaatTGTTGTTATGTAACCAGAAATCTGAAAAATAAACACTCTTGAAATTAATTACATAAAGAACACACTTCAAGTAGACTCAACTTATTTTAACATGGTATTTGCCAAGGTATTTATTCGATCATATACTTGACTCCTTAGTCAAATAGTCAGCTACTTAACAGcttaattgataataatttaatcaGTAgcaatcaataataaagatgagCGTATGGCCAAGTAGCTCCCCTAAAGAATTCACTATTCTAAAACGTTATAATAAACataagaaaataaaactagAGGAAAGTGAAATAGTCAATACACTTATAGTTCCTGaagttaatatttttattattttaaccCTAGATCGtattttaatttacaattttaaaCCAACTGCATTAGTGGCATGCCATGAGAGAACAGAATCTTCAATTAAAGAGCTTGGCACAAATGTAACGATGacttcatcttctttacTACTTATTGATGAATCCAATGCTACTTACTCTAATGAAACCCCTTTTTATAAACAATATCATAAAGGTAAGACTGTCGTGTATGTAAGAACTGAGAAAAACAGTCTGTTGgtttatcaaatattaagaGATACAAATAGTAAAAATGTATTTAAAGACTATGGTATACCAGTCATGGATATAGCTGATAAAtgtaaaaattttgatcCTAAAATCtatgataatataaacgataatattttgaaggttgttaattcttctaataataatatcattatacAAAATGGATATCAAATCAAGGAAGATATTGGCTATTTcccaaaaataaaattaactGTAGAAGCGCAGGAGGCTATTGGTATTAAAAGATTAGAATTGAGATTAAAGACGATTTTTAATTTAGACCATGAAGTCATTGACATGATGGCCCTGAAAAAACTGGAATCTAATGGCATAGGCTCGTCAGATCTGGTAGTTCTTTTGTCTTCAACTGGCTTACAATGTATAAATATTTCGaagtttaaaattaaaaaatcagaTTTCATACATATTAAGAATGGTATTAAGCTAGTTGTTGGAGGTTCAGAGGTTTTTGCATTATCCGcaaataaagaattaagCAGTGACAATTcagataaaaatgaaataaaatacacAATAAATTCTATTGATCTTTCCAATAGACTTGCTACTCCAATACATGATTTACCATTCCTAGATGATTTAAAAAGTACTTTTGTATTTAATGACAAATTAGTTCTAttaacttttcaaaaattagaCTTTTTTAGTTTAGAAACTGGTGAACTTTTTATGAGTTGGAGCCCAggtttcaaaataaaatttggCAAAAGTTTAAATACAAACATAATAGTATTGATTTCTGAGGATAAtactatttatttttatacaGAGTTTGGGAATCTAATATATTGCAACAAAAGAGAAGATGGTTATAAGTCGGTGTTTGACTTATCTGATTTCATTTACTTTGATAAGACATTCATCACATTCAGTAAAATAAGTAGCTATCAAGTGTGGGATTGTTGGGAAGAACTAAAACAAACtcaatttaattttaattcacCTCAGCCATTTGTTATGAACAACTCGAACAACGATATTGCATTTGTCTCgaattattttgattcctctcttaataataatggttTCCAGATAATTAAACTTCCTACTCGTACGATAAATAACTGCATTCCTCTTATAAGGATAAATAGTGCTTCGAAATTATTagcaatatatatatctaataaaGATATACTACTATtgcaaaatattgaaatagGTATTTGGTATAGTTTTGCTGACCAATCTATAATTGATATGCAATGGCTAGGGAGCAACTACCTAATTTGTCATATTAATGCAAAGGATGGAAATACATTTTTGCAGTGTCTTCATATCCCACTAGAATATGTAAATCGTAAGACTTATTCtgaatttataatttggGAACACAAAGTCCCAGCAAACGTTAaagatttcaaatattttacaaatgTTTTATCCCAACCTCGGAATATTCCTGTCACtgaagataatataaagGTTAAGGAAAAATTATGCGTCACTGGtgaattgattttaatttatgaTAACTATATTAAAGTAATCGATGTAATCTCAGTACAACATCGGGTGGGATTGCAGGTTATTCATAGCTTTGCCTCAAGCTTAGAAATTAACTGTCCCCATCCCTTGGTATATAAAAACATTTCATGGTTAACATTTTACAAGGACGGATTTTTAGTACACTCAAATGATGGACTATATAAACTTTCTAAAGAGGGAGCAAATTCAGATTGGTCTGTGGTACTCTTGGCTACTAATATAGAAAGAATATTGGATGTAATGAACGATAGCATTTTcttaattcaaaagaacGCATGTCTATTGTATAAGTTCAGAGATTTGTGGGAAGGTAAACCTAAACCATTATCCATTGGAattgatgatgaattttacccaatatatattcatgaTGATTATGCTGCTATCCGAGGACTGCATGTTGTCAATAAATCTCATACGTTAAAGCTGCTTGTAAAacataaaatttatttggATGAGGTAATAAGGTTTAGTTTAGAAGATGATGTCTCACCAGAGGATATTGCTAGCAAATATATGTCACTGGAGTACTATGACTTTGCCCTCGAGAAAATATTGTCATATTCAATTCTTAAAAATGAAGCATCAGAAAAACTAGTCAATTTAATTCGGATTTCAGATAACATGTCAGTAAATGAAGGGAGATTGTATAAAAACTccaaattattgaaaatttttagtTATTCTTTGAGAAAAATTGAGCCAAAGTATTGGGATAAGctatttgatatatttgagGTAAGTCcaaaagatttattaaaaatgtgCATAgcaacaaataatattaagatATTGGGACTCCTTCTCATTGTATTCTTAAACTACGATGAATCTGATCTAAGTGAAAATTTCGCtgatgaaattgaagaaacaaaTCAATTGGTTAATATAAGATCAATAGAATCCACTAAATTTGGGTCTGTGACAACTGCGATGAAAGATGGCAAGTTAATGTTGGAGATATTACGAATTTTAGTAACTAGTGCTTCtaaatcaaaagaaattcaatCAGCAACAGAACTTTGGGAAATGtgttttcaattaataagGCTACTAAAAAGTTTGGATAAAGAGAATAAGACTAATTTAACGACAACGGCAATAGAATTTTGTGCATAGGTTGAATGGTAATTGAGTATTTTTACTCCATTGCTAGGATATTcttataatttaatgaacTATAAGAACAATTCAATGACATTTTTATAGAATCTTTATACTTTAATTACTgtaattttcattaaacaATATATCTAACTTtctattttgattttaattgttttggTGAGGAAATGATAcctctttcttttcaatttgaaTGCGATACTTACTAAGAGAAATcctaaaaaatttaaactaaacattaaatttataatttatatagaagatcaaaatatatataaaagaatagTAGATAAACAAGTAAAGTACCAAAAGGTTATTCTATACAATCAAGTTAAACTTTAACTTTTATGAGCctattcattaaataaaagttGTCTCACATTCCGTAGATTGGATGATACATACGTCTTCTCTGACAGCTGTATGATCTTACTTTTTTTGATGCTTTCGTCCCACATTAGATTAAAATTTGCATTAactttatcaattgataagTTATGCTCATCTCTATCATTTTTCGCACGATTACaagttaaataattatactTATCAATTCTATCGAGGAGAATACTGTTTAGACCAGCGTTTGCTGCACCTTCCATATCTTTGATAGCCTCATCACCAATATGCCAACatgattttttaaactCATTTAACTGGTCATCATTTATGAAAGGAAAAtgtttcttcattatttgcCCAATGCAATGATCGAAGAATGCAGCATCAGGCTTGTGTAATTCGATATCatatgataaatatatgtttCCTTCGAAGTACTTGTAAAGATCTAGGTTTTTAAGTAGATCGTAAACAAGAGGATCTGTATTACTAATAAttgcaacaataatattaggATATTTTTCCTTTATCAAGTCTAAAATCTCGAACACATCATGATATACTGTGTATGCATTTTCTCCATTGAATCTGTTTAAAATGTCATCTACCATTTTGTCTGGCACCTCGGCTGGcttaaagatatttttaattagaATTGACCACCATTCATAAGCAGATATACCAGTTGTTTTACCATAATTTGGATGGTCTTCtcttaatttatcaaaaaccTTTGGgaatgattttattaattcgTTAGGATCTGTagttatattatataattttccGACCATAGAATATTGCGCTAACACTGGTAAATTTGTTGCATATAATGTATTATAAGCATCAAAAGTGATTAGTTTAGGCAATTgttctttcaatattatttttttcatacATTTAGTAGATTGCATCATTTACTAAATGCAAATTCCCAAATCgaaattttaataagtACTTTAAAACAGTtcatttaaagataatGCTCTAAACAGATATATTGTATAATGTAGTAAACTGTATTAAAACGAAGGTAACTTATGCTTTCTCAAAATCTCTTATACCTTTTAAAACAAGTTTATGACCTTAATCGAAATCATCACTATAGTGTGGAATTTTCATCGGAGCAGAGAAGTTTAAGAATCTACagatttatatatgatCAAATGATACATTATTAAGGCTAGACACATTTAAACTAAAAACAGATTCATAGTTACCTCAAATGCATGTCTTGAAAAAGGGTTTTGAATACATACAAAAATAAGGTAATACTATTTCTCTAACTTTTAGTTTCAACATGCAGTCATTAAGGTGTTAAACATGGctataaaagaaatttgtATTAACGATAGATTAACTCTTCATTCAAGTGCGTACTTAATTGACCCAGCAGCTACTGTCCGTGAACTCATTGATAATAGTGTTGATTCAGGTTCATCGAATATAGTTGTTGAGCTGGATTCCAAAACGGGAGGTTGTGAATACATATCAGTAAAGGATAATGGATCTGGAGTGATGCCAAACGATCGACCTCTTATGTGTTTGAATCATTATACCTCTAAAACAAAGGCTTTTTCCGATCTTCAATCTATAGACACATTGGGATTTAGAGGTAATGCATTATCCATCATTGCAAATTTGGCATCTCAAAAAGGTTCCGTACAGATTACAACAAGAACTAACTTGGAAGAGATTGGCGAAACATGGTTTGTTGATAAATTAGGATCAAtcaaagataataaaataaaaaaagttaataGTGAAGTTGGCACAAAGGTAGtaattaagaaattattgaagGGGTTATATGTAAGGAATATTGAATGTTCTAAGAAGGGTAGAAGTACAATCGAGAAAGTTAAAAACCTGCTAACACATTACTCACTCAATTTTAAGAGCatcaaatttcaattttttcttattaaaCTAAATAAAGACCAATCGATAGCCTTAAGACACATGCAACGTAATActgaattaaatttatctaGGGTTCgaaatttaatgattttagCAGGCTTACCGCCCACCGCCAAAAAcatgattttaaatgagAGTGGCATAAAGATCAATGAGAATTTTCAGATAGATTTAATTCTGCCAggttatttatttcaacaTGGAAATGAtacttcaaaaaaaaattgtaaatttttaacCGTTAACAATAGGGCTCTATCACTCTCTCTGTCTTTTGGAAAGGAAATTactaaaattttaaattattcatatCAAGCATTAGATTTGGTGAAACCAAAATTTTGGTTCTTGTGTTTTCATATAAACCCATCAATGATTGATATAAACATTGAGCCggaaaaaaatgatatctttatcaaaaatcaaagtgcaatttttgattctttCAGTTCTTTGGTTACAGATTTCTTGTTAAGATCGAAGCTGCATAATTTAGATAGCCCaccaaaagaaatttatattaatgaGAAACATGGCAGTCAGGAACCAGGGGAAGTACAACATACTgtaaattgtaataaaacATCATCTGCTGAATTGCTATTAAGTCGTGGCAATGAACGTAAGGAATATAAAGATTATGCATTTAGTTTGAACAGATATCAGATTCCAAAAAAACATATAcggaaaaagaaattaacGTCTGAACAAATCATCCTATCATTACAAAATACACCAAATGAAAAGAGTTTAGGGACATCATTACTAAAAGATTattcaatgaaaaatcgtaatttttatcattcaCAGATGAGAAAAATTGGATTATATTCAGAGTATACTAATAAGATATCTATCAATGTGACAGTAAGCACCGCTCTCACAAACTCttataattataagaaTGATTTAAATTGGTTAATGCGAGACTCGTCCTTAAATATCGCGCTCTCGAGTAAGATGATCGAACTCGAGCAAGAATTGCATGGAAATATTACAGGCATTATCAATAAAACTTCACATGGATGGTATTATTACACCACTAAAAAAGATgataattaattgaaatgaatcaaaatataaaataatcattCACCTATCGCGAATACGGCAGAATATCCATAGTTTCGTAACTTGaattctttattatattttacaatttatatAGTTTTATGTTAAttctatataattttatgaCTAATGACTATAATTAACTTAGGAAGAAGGCATCATTCTTGGCCATGCAATAGGCATCTGATACCTCAATAGCCTCATATGTACCTTGTAAACTTGTTTTTACTCTATATTCAAACTCGTAAATATCCGTTACTTTGTGGGTTTCCACAATTTGAGGTTTTCCTCTAACATTTGTGTTCAAATTCTCTTCAGTTCTCACGAAGGTCAAACTAAATGGTGGTGTACCTTCGAAGGAAAAAATAACTTCCGCTTGGTCACCTTCATGAATATC
The window above is part of the Tetrapisispora phaffii CBS 4417 chromosome 7, complete genome genome. Proteins encoded here:
- the DPI35 gene encoding Dpi35p (similar to Saccharomyces cerevisiae YMR130W; ancestral locus Anc_2.404), whose amino-acid sequence is MMQSTKCMKKIILKEQLPKLITFDAYNTLYATNLPVLAQYSMVGKLYNITTDPNELIKSFPKVFDKLREDHPNYGKTTGISAYEWWSILIKNIFKPAEVPDKMVDDILNRFNGENAYTVYHDVFEILDLIKEKYPNIIVAIISNTDPLVYDLLKNLDLYKYFEGNIYLSYDIELHKPDAAFFDHCIGQIMKKHFPFINDDQLNEFKKSCWHIGDEAIKDMEGAANAGLNSILLDRIDKYNYLTCNRAKNDRDEHNLSIDKVNANFNLMWDESIKKSKIIQLSEKTYVSSNLRNVRQLLFNE
- the MLH2 gene encoding mismatch repair protein MLH2 (similar to Saccharomyces cerevisiae MLH2 (YLR035C); ancestral locus Anc_2.405) codes for the protein MAIKEICINDRLTLHSSAYLIDPAATVRELIDNSVDSGSSNIVVELDSKTGGCEYISVKDNGSGVMPNDRPLMCLNHYTSKTKAFSDLQSIDTLGFRGNALSIIANLASQKGSVQITTRTNLEEIGETWFVDKLGSIKDNKIKKVNSEVGTKVVIKKLLKGLYVRNIECSKKGRSTIEKVKNLLTHYSLNFKSIKFQFFLIKLNKDQSIALRHMQRNTELNLSRVRNLMILAGLPPTAKNMILNESGIKINENFQIDLILPGYLFQHGNDTSKKNCKFLTVNNRALSLSLSFGKEITKILNYSYQALDLVKPKFWFLCFHINPSMIDINIEPEKNDIFIKNQSAIFDSFSSLVTDFLLRSKLHNLDSPPKEIYINEKHGSQEPGEVQHTVNCNKTSSAELLLSRGNERKEYKDYAFSLNRYQIPKKHIRKKKLTSEQIILSLQNTPNEKSLGTSLLKDYSMKNRNFYHSQMRKIGLYSEYTNKISINVTVSTALTNSYNYKNDLNWLMRDSSLNIALSSKMIELEQELHGNITGIINKTSHGWYYYTTKKDDN
- the RRB1 gene encoding ribosome biosynthesis protein RRB1 (similar to Saccharomyces cerevisiae RRB1 (YMR131C); ancestral locus Anc_2.401), which translates into the protein MSKRSAYDEDEARNVTSKTVSGNGPTTVVESEDVAMEGQLEDQFSDEFESDGEIIELDDDDDEEDADLNAEEYFEKKQKKAEEILLKENEEAKESSGPQLYLPNISRPLGPDEVLEADPTVYEMLHNVNLPWPCLTLDIIPDNLGSERRNYPQSILMTTATQASKKKDNELMVLKLSHLTKTLVKDDDNVDNEDDDEDDDEAGEPILENESLPLRDTTNRLRISPYATVQQEILTSTMSENGEVFIYDLTPQTRAFETPGYQIPKTAKRPLHTIRNHGNVEGYGLDWSPLIKTGALLTGDCSGMVYLTQRHTSKWVTDKTPFTVGNNKSIEDIQWSRTESTVFATAGCDGYIRIWDTRSKKHKPVISTVVSNTDVNVISWNEKMGYLLASGDDKGTWGIWDLRQFSPNSEKALPVAQYDFHKGAITSISFNPLDESIVAVASEDNTVTLWDLSVEADDEEIKQQKAEIKELEQIPPQLLFVHWQKEVKDVKWHKQIPGCLVSTGTDGLNVWKTISV
- the TPHA0G02660 gene encoding uncharacterized protein (similar to Saccharomyces cerevisiae RIC1 (YLR039C); ancestral locus Anc_2.402), with protein sequence MSVWPSSSPKEFTILKRYNKHKKIKLEESEIVNTLIVPEVNIFIILTLDRILIYNFKPTALVACHERTESSIKELGTNVTMTSSSLLLIDESNATYSNETPFYKQYHKGKTVVYVRTEKNSLLVYQILRDTNSKNVFKDYGIPVMDIADKCKNFDPKIYDNINDNILKVVNSSNNNIIIQNGYQIKEDIGYFPKIKLTVEAQEAIGIKRLELRLKTIFNLDHEVIDMMALKKLESNGIGSSDLVVLLSSTGLQCINISKFKIKKSDFIHIKNGIKLVVGGSEVFALSANKELSSDNSDKNEIKYTINSIDLSNRLATPIHDLPFLDDLKSTFVFNDKLVLLTFQKLDFFSLETGELFMSWSPGFKIKFGKSLNTNIIVLISEDNTIYFYTEFGNLIYCNKREDGYKSVFDLSDFIYFDKTFITFSKISSYQVWDCWEELKQTQFNFNSPQPFVMNNSNNDIAFVSNYFDSSLNNNGFQIIKLPTRTINNCIPLIRINSASKLLAIYISNKDILLLQNIEIGIWYSFADQSIIDMQWLGSNYLICHINAKDGNTFLQCLHIPLEYVNRKTYSEFIIWEHKVPANVKDFKYFTNVLSQPRNIPVTEDNIKVKEKLCVTGELILIYDNYIKVIDVISVQHRVGLQVIHSFASSLEINCPHPLVYKNISWLTFYKDGFLVHSNDGLYKLSKEGANSDWSVVLLATNIERILDVMNDSIFLIQKNACLLYKFRDLWEGKPKPLSIGIDDEFYPIYIHDDYAAIRGLHVVNKSHTLKLLVKHKIYLDEVIRFSLEDDVSPEDIASKYMSLEYYDFALEKILSYSILKNEASEKLVNLIRISDNMSVNEGRLYKNSKLLKIFSYSLRKIEPKYWDKLFDIFEVSPKDLLKMCIATNNIKILGLLLIVFLNYDESDLSENFADEIEETNQLVNIRSIESTKFGSVTTAMKDGKLMLEILRILVTSASKSKEIQSATELWEMCFQLIRLLKSLDKENKTNLTTTAIEFCA